In Kitasatospora sp. NA04385, a single genomic region encodes these proteins:
- a CDS encoding DeoR/GlpR family DNA-binding transcription regulator, whose protein sequence is MSRYERWNALLELLAEHGKLEVEEAADALDVSAATIRRDLDQLARQQMLTRTRGGAVAHSVSYDLPLRYKTARNADAKQRIGALVAGLVEPGEVVGLNGGTTTTEVARALAVRPELTERPEGGRGLTVVTNALNIANELTVRPQVKIVVTGGVARPQSYELIGPLAAQVLGELALDTAVLGVDGFDPGHGATAHHEGEAAVNRLLAQRARRVVVAADSSKLGRRAFARICGLEAVDTLVTDDQVPDAVAAAFADAGLTVLTA, encoded by the coding sequence GTGTCCAGGTACGAACGGTGGAACGCGCTGCTGGAACTGCTGGCCGAGCACGGGAAGCTGGAGGTCGAGGAGGCGGCCGACGCGCTGGACGTCTCGGCCGCGACCATCCGCCGCGACCTCGACCAGTTGGCCCGCCAGCAGATGCTCACCCGCACCCGCGGCGGCGCGGTGGCGCACAGTGTCTCCTACGACCTGCCGCTGCGGTACAAGACCGCCCGCAACGCCGACGCCAAGCAGCGGATCGGCGCGCTGGTGGCCGGCCTGGTCGAGCCCGGCGAGGTGGTCGGCCTGAACGGCGGCACCACCACCACCGAGGTGGCCCGGGCGCTGGCCGTCCGCCCCGAGCTGACCGAGCGCCCGGAGGGCGGCCGGGGCCTCACCGTGGTCACCAACGCGCTCAACATCGCCAACGAGTTGACGGTCCGTCCGCAGGTGAAGATCGTGGTCACCGGCGGCGTCGCCCGCCCCCAGTCGTACGAGCTGATCGGCCCGCTGGCCGCCCAGGTGCTCGGCGAACTCGCCCTGGACACCGCGGTGCTGGGCGTGGACGGCTTCGACCCCGGGCACGGCGCGACCGCCCACCACGAGGGCGAGGCGGCGGTGAACCGGCTGCTCGCCCAGCGGGCCCGGCGGGTGGTGGTGGCCGCCGACTCCTCCAAGCTGGGCCGCCGGGCCTTCGCCCGGATCTGCGGCCTGGAGGCGGTCGACACCCTGGTCACCGACGACCAGGTGCCGGACGCGGTGGCGGCCGCCTTCGCCGACGCCGGACTGACCGTACTGACGGCCTGA